AAGGCTCAGATCCATCTAGAGACAGATCTGGGCAAAAAGAGAAGCTAACAAAAGCAATCTTATCTTGATTTACCCGAAAACAATCCAACAACTGATGCAAAGATAGAACAAATAAAGAGACGCGAAGCCTTTACCTGACGCGAAAACAGGAAGATAGGTTTTCCCCTCAAGTTGAACAGAGTATTTTTCCTTTACAGAGTATTTTTCCTTTGGAGGCTGATCTGTAGGTTCAAGGAGCAGATCTACATCAGTTATCAGAACAGAGGTGTAGGTAAAACACTCCCTGCTTCTTTTTATTCTGTCACACTCTTTGCTCTTCTTTACCATCTGTATTTCACTGGAATACAAAAGCTTCTCCGCGTCAGGTACAATGGTCTTTTCACTTTCGGAATATGTTCCTTTGGTAAAGAAGAGCGAAGAGTGTGAGAGAGGAAAAGAAGGCTAATCTGTAGGTTCATGCAGCAGATCTACATTAGTTAACAGATTTTCAGGCAGGAAGATTAAGAGGAGGAAGAGACGTCTGCCATAAGATGCAGGAAACTTGCATGCGTGATATTGGGATTAGACGCCATGTTGCAAGGTGTGCTTCTCAACTTATTCCTTTCTCGCTGTGAAAACAGAAGCACGTGTCAGGTTTGGCGGATTCCGTCCACGCTCTCAGCCTTTTTTCTCTCTCTCACGTTCTTTGCTCTTCTTTACTATTTAAGCATGAAACACAACAAAACCACTATCACACAAGTGGTGTGATTGCTTGTGTTTAATATGCGTTTGGTTTTAtacatgttttgttttctattctatttttaaaaaaattagaagtaAATCTTTTTTATTGGAGTTATGAATTggtatttaagatttttttttttgaacaataaCATTTCATTAGAGTTTGAATGAGTTTGAATCTT
The nucleotide sequence above comes from Cryptomeria japonica chromosome 11, Sugi_1.0, whole genome shotgun sequence. Encoded proteins:
- the LOC131069668 gene encoding uncharacterized protein LOC131069668; translated protein: MVKKSKECDRIKRSRECFTYTSVLITDVDLLLEPTDQPPKEKYSVKEKYSVQLEGKTYLPVFASAKEIERQDEAPVIQIWWIPAFFFSLSSFAVLHLLKRLYSTDIQKPCFSALVFIH